The genomic DNA ATGTCCGTCCAAAGTCATACGTAAATTTCAGTTCCACTGGCGTGATATTCATGACCTTGGGTATTTGCTTCTTTATAATTTCGATTATTTCAACTGTATTCAGCTTAATCATACCTGCACCTCATTGCATCTTAAAATTCAGAGAAAGCTCTAATTCAATATGTTTCACGTAGGCCTTCACTCCTATATCGGAAATCATTACCTGATTTTTTATGCTTCATCCCATAAACGACAAAAAAGATTCTTCGCGCAACAAGCGCAAAGAATCTTGATCGTACCGGTGCCGCAATATCTTATAACAATGTTCAAATTTTATTATGCAAAAAAATTGGATTATAGCTCCGAAATTTCATGTTTCTTTTTCAGGATACTCCAGCGGCGTTCAATCTCCTGCTCAAAGGTAGCCAGCGTGGCTTCCTCCTTGAGAAGATGTTTTGTTTTGCCCATTAATTTGAGCCATTCTGCGGCTGGAATCCGTTTTCCCTTGTCCTCCGGATTGTACGTAATCGTCGTACTGCCTTGCTCAATCTCGTACAGCGGGAAAAAGCAAGACTCCACAGCTGCACCCACAATGCTGGTACCCAGTCTATCCTCGGATTTCCAGTTCAGTGGACAGGCGCACAGGATTTTACCATAGGCCGTTCCCACGTTATTGGCATACCATTGTGCCTTGGCCGCTTTACGCAGCATATCCTGCGGATGGCTTTCCGCTGCCGTGAAGGCATATGGAATATTGCAGGCAGCCATAATTTGCACCGTATCCTTGTGGTGACCCTGCTTGCCTTTTTGCATTTTCCCTACGCCTGATGTGCTTGTCATGTGACCTACCGGAGTCGAGTACGATTGCTGCGAGCCTGTATTCATGTAGCCCTCATTATCATATTCCAGCATGATCAGCTTATGATTACGCAGTGCAGCCCCGATAGCCGACCCCATGCCAATATCCATCCCGCCGTCACCACTGATCATTATAAAGGTCGGGTCATCTGCCATCTCAATCTCATTGCGGCGCTTCATCTCCATATAAGCCTCCAGCGCTCCAGAGAGTGTAGCAGCCCCATTTTGAAAAAGATTATGAATCATAGGCTGCTTGTGTGATGTATACGGATAACCTGTCGTCACCACGTATACGCAGCCTGTTTGGAACAGCACGACGATATCGCCTTCGATGCCTTTGAAAAACAGCTCCAGCGCAGACAACGCTCCACAGCCCGGACACGCCCCATGACCCGGTGTGAGACGGCGTGGTTTGGTCGTCAGCGAGCGCAGCGGCGGTACCTTGACCTTGAGCTTGCCGGTCGCCTCATCCGGCGTCACCTGAATCAGACCGGTACGGTATGCATCCCCCCGTGGCGGCTGCATAACCTGCGGCATGACCTTGTCCGGGGACCCTGGATTAAGCCCGTAATAATCAAATGGCTTCACGATCCGTCCGGCTTCCGCCGCCTCAATCGCAAGCTGGAAGAACGCCTCAGCGTCTTCCGCATAAAAATCCTTGCCGCCCAAGCCAAAGATGCGGCACAATACAAGCGTCCGGTTCAGCGGGTCCTCCTGCAAGGCCGCCTTGATTTCGTGCGTCAAATTACCGCCATCGGCGCCGTACGAATCCGCACGTTCACCCACCAGCAGCGCCTTGACATGGCGCAATGTCTCACGCAGCTGCGCGGCCGGAAGCGGTCGAATGATATTCGGACGAATCACACCAGCCTTAATGCCACGCGCGCGGAGCTGATCGGCTACATCCTTGGCCGATTCAGCCGCTGAATTCAACAGGAATATTGCAACCTCGGCATCCTCCATATGATAGAGATCCAAAATCGGATATTCCCGCCCGGATAATGCGGCATATTCTGCGGCTACCTGCTCATATACTCCTTCTGACCGCTTTAACGCCTCGGATAACTGAGCATGATTATTCGTCAGGTCATCGCCATTCATATGCGCCCCGACAGTAACCGGATGGTCAAAATCGGAAATATTCGGATAATTCAGATTCGGATTTGGCCCCACAAAACCACGCACAGTTTCGGCATCAGCAAAATATTGCACCTTACGCTTCTGATGGGACGTGTAAAAACCGTCATAAGCGACCATCACAGGCAGTCTAACATCGCTGTGCTCTGCGATTTTCAGCGCCATGATGTTCATATCATACACAGCCTGCGGCGTACTTGCGGTCAAAATCACCCAGCCTGTATTCAAACCATAATACAAGTCTGAGTGATCCCCACGGATATCCAGCGGGCCACTGATAGCCCGGGTCACCAGATTCATAACCATAGGAAAACGAGTGCCTGACTGCACAGGCAACTGCTCCAGCATATACAGGAAGCCTTGCGAACTTGTTGCATTCACAACCCTCGCTCCCGCTGCGGCAGCACCATAGCATATCCCTGCCGATCCATGCTCACCGTCTGCTGCAACCAGCTTAATGTCATGCTGACCTCTCGTTCTCATCTGATCCAGATATTGCGCCACCTCGGTCGAGGGTGTGATCGGAAAATATCCCATCATATGATAATTGATCTGCGCAGCCGCCGTAGCCGCCATTTCATTGCCGGATTCGAACGTTGTCACCTGTGCGGCGCCTGTCTGCTTGAGCTCCTCCTCCAGTTTCGCCATTACACACGGCCTCCTTCATATACCGGAAATTGATGGGCAACCCGATGCTGCTCCGCCCATCCCCATTGCTCACGACGCGAGCTTAATGCCCCCGACGGGCAAATATCTACGCATTTCAAGCATCCTTTGCAATACTGGTAATCAATCCCTTGCAAAAATGGCAGCATTCTTCCCCGTTTGTCCGCCTGCTCTTCCCATACAAAACAGTAATCCGGGCAAATCGAATCACACTTGGCACAATGTGTACATTTATCAGCTTCATATTCAGGCACAAAGCCCTGACGTGAACCGCTGACATCTCTCGTCATGCTGTTTCCCTGCGTGGCTATAATACCTCCCGAGGGTTGTGTTTCATAGCCCAGCAAAGGCTGCGGCCGTTCAAAAATGTGATCCTGGGCAGCGTTTGTAACTGGATATACGTGCAGTTCCATTTCCTCAAAGCCCCGGTTAAACGTACGCAAATTAGGCTCCACCAGTTGTGGATTTTTCTTCTCAAACGTACTGCGAATGACCGATCTCATCGCCTCCGGATCTAAAAAATCACAGACACGGAACAGCGCACCCAACATGGACGTGTTCAGCTTGGTCCGCTCCTCCAGTGCGATTCCCATCGCATCCACTACCGCCAGCGTACCGGATACTAGCCCCAAATCAGCCCGTATTTCCTCTGCCGGACGCGTGGAATTGACCACAACGATCCCATCCGCTGGAAGCCCACTGATGACATTGACCGTTTTGTACAATGTTTCATGAAAAATACCTACCACATGCGGTTGCTCGATCGGACTGTGATCACGGATATCGACCCCGGGATCACAAAAGCGTACAAAGCTTTTGACCGGGGTTCCCTTTTTTTCCGAACCGTAGGACGCGAAATTGGAAGCATTTAGCCCCAGACCAAGCACGCCCGTTTCGGCCAGCATTTTTCCAGCCAGATTAGCGCCGAGTCCACCAATGGATTCCAGCCGGATTTCAAAAAATCCAAGTCGATTTGTGCGTGTTAATATAGACAAAGTGATAAGCCCCCTTCTTTTGCAACCATTACTGTGCTGTAAAACTCATAACTAAAAATGGAAAATGCATTCTAATGAAAAGGCTATCACAACACTTACTTTTCGAATGTGATTTTATTCACTTCAAGACCCGCATGTACGCGAAAATCAGCAAACCGTCAAACAAAAGACAACAAAAAGCCGCTCTGTCCAAAGACAGAACGGCTTAGGTGTAACGTTATACAAAAAGATCATGCATTTAACGGTATATTACGCGTCAAATACTTTAACCTCTTTCATTTTGTCGCCTTGTTTTACAGCATCAATGAATTCCATACCTTTGGTCACTTGACCAAATACAGTATGTACTCCATCCAAATGCGGCTGTGGAGCGTAACAGATAAAGAACTGGCTTCCGCCTGTGTTACGGCCTGCATGCGCCATGGACAGAACGCCCTTGGCATGCTTCGTTGTGTTCGTAGCTGTTTCGCAGTCGATTGTGTAGCCAGGGCCGCCTGTGCCTGTTCCATTAGGACAACCACCTTGGGCAACAAAGCCTGGAATTACACGGTGAAAGCTCAAGCCGTTGTAGTAGCCGCTGTTTGCCAGCTTTTCAAAGTTAGCAACCGTGTTTGGCGCTTCTTCTGGAAAAAAATCAATTTCGACGATACCGCCATTTTCAAGATCTATTCTACCTTTTTTCATTGTTTGTAGCTCCTTTTCAACCTGTTTTGAAAGCTAAATAGCATCAAGTTCCAGTTTACTATGAATTGCCGCTCTTAGCAAAGCCTTGTCCAAAAAAGAGACCATTATCCCCGGTATATCACTTCCGGCTAAATGGTCTACTTCGTCACGCTTATCAAAATCAGGAAGAAACCGTTATCTTGGCATTGGGATGAACCGATGAACCGGCTTGGTCACGAACCAGGCGCTGTGGCACGACATCATTCCGAACGATATCCTCATAGCTTTCCCGGCGCACCACCAGCTCGGCCTCACCATTGTTTACAAATACAACCGCTGGTCGGCGTATCCGGTTATAATTACTCGCCATAGAATAATTGTAGGCTCCGGTTGAAGCAACAGCGAGCAAATCCCCGTTGGTCGGACGCGGCAGCTCCACATCCCAAATGAGCATATCGCCGCTTTCACAGCATTTGCCCGCAATGGATACCGTCTCCTCGTTCGCATCGTACGCTCGGTTAGCCAGCATGGCTTCATACCTCGCCTGATATAGCGCTGGACGCGGATTATCCGTCATTCCACCGTCCACCGAGACGTATTTCCGTACCTGCGGAATATCCTTGATACTTCCTACCGTGTATAAGGTTGTGCCTGAATCGCCCACAATACTGCGTCCCGGCTCAATCCAGATTTCTGGAAGCTCATCATAAAGCCCGGAAAAATGAGTTTTTACCGCTTCGCCGATAGCCTGCACATAAGTGGAAATTTTCAGTGGTGTATCCTCTTCTGTGTAACGAATGCCAAATCCCCCACCTAGATTAATAACCTTGAAAGAAAACTGAAGCTGTTCCTTGATTTCTCTGCAAAAAGCGGCAACCCGTTCGGCAGCCATTTGGAAGCCGTTCACTTCAAAAATTTGCGATCCGATATGGGAATGTACCCCCAGTAAGTTCAGATGATCCAGCCTGATAACCTGCTCCACCGCATGGCGTGCTGTACCGTTCGCAATGTCAAAACCGAACTTTGAATCCTCTTGCCCTGTGGCCATATATTCGTGCGTATGCGCTTCAACCCCCGGTGTAACCCGCAATAAAATATTTACCTGCTGTTTCCGCTCGGAGGCAAGGGCCTGAAGCAAATGCAGTTCCATCTCGCTGTCGACCACGAAGCAACCAATTTGCGCATCTAGCGCCATTTCAATTTCTTCCGGTGTTTTGTTGTTGCCGTGAAAATGGATTCGCTCTGCCGGAAATCCAGCTTGCATCGCGGTGAACAGTTCTCCACTGGAAACGACGTCGAGCGACATCCCTTCTTCTGCAGCCAAAGCACACATCGCCATTACGCAAAATGCTTTGCTTGCATAAGCGACTTGAAACTTCAAGCCGGTTTCACGAAAAGCTTCTATAAACTCCCGGCAACGCTGGCGTACTAACTGTTCATCTACAATATATAGCGGTGTTCCAAAACGCTCCTTCAAAAACGTTGTATCACATCCGCCAATCTCCAAATGTCCATTGCTGTTAATTTTACTGCTTCCATGCAAATACATGTTCTGGCGCCTCTCTTTCTGGAACAAACAAGTCATATTCCATCGAATGTTAACACCAGTATAGCAAAAAAAGCATCAAGAAGAATGGATTTTTATGCAGATCATTTATATTAATGTTCTTGCCTGTTGCCAGAGTTCGAATCCGTGCTTGCATCCGTGTTCGGCATACGCGTATTGTCCCGCGTTTTGTTAGATGATGGACGGTTAGGCGCATTCAGCACAGGCATACGGAACAAGATGGAAGCCATCGCCTTGGCATTAAAAGGAATGAACGGCCACAGGTAGGAAGAGTTATATGACCGATGCAGCGTCAGCATCAAAATGATCAGTGTCGTGCCTACAATAAAACCCGGAACGTGGAAAATAGCCACAGCGATCAGCAAAAACAGCCGGATGAGCCGATTCGCCAATCCCAATTCATAGCTCGGCGTTGCAAACATCCCGATAGCAGCCACAGCCATATACAGCACAACTTCGTTGACGAAAAGTCCCGTTTTGACCGCAATATCCCCGACCAAAATGGCGGCGATCAAGCCCATCGCGGAAGCCAGTGGTGTCGGTGTATGGACAGCCGCCATGCGCATTAGATCGACCCCTAGCTCCACAATGATGAACTGGGCAATTAACGGTAGATGGGCTTCCTTTTGAGGACCGATAAAATCGAGAAACGCCGGTTTTAGCTCGGGATTGATGACCATAAGCAGCCACATCGGAAGCAAAAACATCGAGGCAAAAATTCCTATAAAGCGAACCCAGCGCAAATAGCTCCCCATAAAAGCCGTTTGCCGATTCTCTTCTGCATGCTGACAAAGGTCAAAAAAGGTGGTAGGCAAGATCATCACGCTGGGTGAGGTATCGACGAAAATAACGACTCGCCCTTCCATAATATGCGAAGCCACGACATCTGGTCGCTCCGAATACCGTACTAATGGATATGGATTCCAACCTTTATTAATTATCGTCTCCTCTAATTGCTTATCCGCCAGCGGGATGCCGTCCAGATCGACGTTTTTAATTTTGTCGCGTACGGTATCCACCATCACTTTATCCACGATATCATCAATGTAGCCCAAGCATACGTCTGTCCGGGTGCGACGCCCAACCTGCATCGCCTCAAATTTAAGGCCGGGGTCCCGCAAACGGCGGCGAACCAGACCCACATTTGTCAGCATCGTCTCTGTAAAGCCGTCACGGGCACCGCGTACGACGCGCTCCAGTGACGGCTCTTCGGGATTGCGTACCGGGTAATTACGGGTGTCCAAAATGATCGAAAAGCGCTCACCTTCCATAAAAAAGGCGCTATAGCCTGTCAGCACCTTATTGATGACAACTGACATTTTGTCCGTCTTTTCCACCTGAATATGCGGAATATAATTTTCAAAATACGATTGCAGTCCGTCCGTAGACAAATCATCCGGTGTCAGATAGGTGAGCCGCTTTAGCACTTCAACCATGACCAGGTCCTTGGCAAAGGTATTCAGAAACAGATAGCCGATATGACGCCCGCCTAGTGTCATCTCCCTGAATACGACATCAAAGGTCTCTCCCAGACCGATTACTGTTTTGAGTGTTTCCTGATTTTCCTTCATTCTTGGCGATATATCATCCTTAGCCTGCCAATAAAGAACGGATTCCTCTACGTTATCAGAACGCTCACTCTCTTTTTTATGCTTAAAATCTGCTGACTCCTGTGCCTGCCTTTTTTTCCACGGGCTCATCTCTTCCTTGCCAGCAGTATGACCTTCATTCCCGATGACTCCGTCCTCCTGATGTTCTTGATCCGGTGTATGCTCCATATCTCTTGCCCCCTTCACTTTCCTTGTTAACGGTTGTATACGAACCAGTCAAAAAACGAACCCGTCACCTTACCCAGCACCATCGCCATCAGCAGACCAAACATATACACGGTCATATGGAGACGTTTGGCGAGTATAGGCAAGAGATTCAGTACCTCCGTCAATGCTGCGGCAAGTAAACCGATAAACACTCCGCAAAACAACCCGGGTATCCATGTAAGTACGCCCGGCAACGGCAAGCATATATTCCAAAAATCGGCCACCGTTCCCACCACTGAACCCAAAATCATAGACTTTTCGTACGCTCGTGATTGGTTATAGGTACGGGTAAGCTGTGCAAGCCTGGGAATCATATCCAGCACAATAAAAAGTGCGATCACGCCACCACCCACCGCAACGCCTCCGGCGATACCTAAAATGATCTGAAGTGCACCCTGTACATACATCATCATCGACGCTTATCCTTCGTAGGCATGCGGGCCATCTTTTCATATTCCTCCGCCACTACGTACTGATCCACATTTTCCTGATACAGATACATTTCCACTTCCAGCGGCGTTGGCTCCTCGTTCCATTTTTTTTTAAACAAATGATTAAAGAACACGATCATACCGAAGCCGATGCCGATCGAATACGCAATCTGGAAGAGATATGGATGCTCATCCTTGTGTCCGGTAATCATTTCAACAATCCGCACCTGCACCTCCATCATGCTGACGTCAGCGTGGAAATTCATAATCGTAAGCGCAGATCCAAAGAACAGAAGCAACCATACCAGAACAAACAATATTCTGGATGGCTTACGCGGTTTCTCCACGATTTCCACAAGCACATGCGGCTTGCCGAGAGATTCCACGACGACACCCGGAATGCGTTCTCTAATTTTCGAAATGATTTGCAACATGTCCACCAGTATCAGATTACCGTCCTGCTGCTGCGGTCGCTTAAGAACAAGCTCCAGCAGATCGTTTTCCCATTCGGGATCTGCCAGCAGATGGGCTACATCTCCCAAACGCAAGTCATGCCCCTGTGACATGCGTACACGACTGCGGAGACGTAAATAGACTATGGGAGCCACTGTAGGAGCCGGATTATGAGTCATCCGATCCCCTCCTTATCCTCGTAATTACCGTTTAGTATGAGGCGAAGCCATGAAACATATTCTGTGCCCTTTCTTTTTCTCAACGCAAAAAGGGTATCCCCGACCGCTAACATGGCTTGGGAGTACCCTTTGGAATTACGTTTCATGAGAATTCAGCAAAAATTCTCACAGATATTATTGAGCAATCTGATCACGAATCGACTGTAAAATCTTTTTTTCCAGCCGCGATACCTGCACCTGGGAAATACCAAGACGGCTTGCGACCTCTGATTGGGTCTGATCGCGATAATAACGCAAATATACAATGAGCCGTTCCCGCTCAGTCAGCCCACCGATAGCCTCATTCAGCGCCAGCTTGTCGAACCATCGCTCCTGCGATTCATCAGCAATCTGATCCATCAGCGTAATCGGATCACCGTCATTTTCGAACACGGTTTCGTGAATCGAGGTTGGCGGCTTGTTAGCCTCCTGGGCAAAAACAACATCCTCTGGTGTAACTCCCAGTTCATCTGCGACTTCCTTGATCGTAGGTAAACGGTTCAGCCGTTTGGATAGCTCGTCCTTCATTTTGCGGACCTTATTGGCCGTCTCCTTTAAGGAGCGGCTAACCTTGAGCGTGCCGTCATCGCGCAGAAAACGTTGAATTTCCCCAATAATCATCGGGACCGCATATGTTGAAAATTTGACTTCATAGCTTAGATCGAATTTGTCCACCGATTTTAACAAACCGATGCAGCCGATCTGAAAAAGATCGTCAGGTTCATATCCCCGGTTCATAAAGCGCTGCACGACAGACCAGACGAGCCGGATATTACTATTGACCAGTGTCTCACGGGCATCATTATCACCGGATTGACTCAGTGCAATGAGCCGTTTGACTTCCGCATCCTCCAAATAGCTGTTCGAAGTTTTTTTTCCTCCCGCTTCCATAGGATCAACCCCTAATTATACAAAGCTTTCTTGGATTCAATCCTTTTCTTCATCCGGACCGACGTGCCTCCGCCCGGCTCACTGACTGCTTCAAACTCATCCATGAAGTTTTCCATTATGGTAAAACCCATACCGGACCGTTCCAATTCAGGCTTCGACGTATACAGTGGCTGCTTCGCCAGCTCCAAATCCTCAATCCCTCTTCCTGCATCTTCAATCACCAATGTAACCATGTCCGTTTCAATCCCGACCTTGATCGTCACGACTCCGGACGGATCGCTGTCATAGCCGTGAATAATACTGTTTGTCACCGCCTCGGACACCACGGTTTTCAGATCACTTAGCTCGTCCATCGTAGGATCAAGCCGGGAAATAAAGGCAGCGACAGCGACGCGGGCAAACGCTTCATTCTCGGATTTGGCGGCAAACTGCAAGCTCATGAAATTGTTTCCCGTACTTTCTCTCATGACACCACCTCCAGTTCCGTGAGCGCATTTCCCTCATCTTCATATACAGGCATGATTTTAAACAGGCCTGACATATCCAGTAGTCGGTGTACCGGCGGATTGACATCACAGACAGCCATCTTCCCGCCCTTCTGTTTAATCAGCTTGTAACGTCCCAAGATAACGCCAAGGCCGGAGCTGTCCATAAACTGGAGATTTTTCAGGCTGAGCACAATATGCTCGCATTGGCGGCGCTGAATCGCCTCATCCATTTGCATACGGACCATGTCCGACGTATGGTGATCAAGCTCACCGGACAGCCTTACAATCAGTACCCCCCGGTGATGCTCCATTTCAATTTGCAGGTTCATGCTTACTCACTCTCCTCCCGGTCTTGGACAAGGATTTCTACGCAGCCGCAGACGATTCCTGCCCTCCGACAAAACTAGAAGAAAACCCCTTAAAATCTACAAAGAAAACAGGTTCGACATGGTACGTTTAAACAATTTCCACCATCCAGCCTTCTCCACCGCTACGGGTGCGGTTATGTTAAACTCCTTGAGCCGTTTACCATCCTGATAGACAACCAGCTTGCCGACCGGATCTCCTGCACGGACAGGAGCTTTCAGACTTGGAGCGAGTTGCAGTTCATGACGCAGCGTTTCCTTCGTTCCTCCTTTTTTCACCAGTACACTGTAGGAACGATCTGCCTGAATTTTCAGCTCCGGCAGTACACCCTTCTCGACTTTTACGCTTCCCAGCAGGTCACCCGGCTTGTACACTGATTTCATTGTGTATTGGGAAAAAGCATAATCGAACATGGAAGATACTTCATTGTTACGTGTTTTAGTATTCGGTTCGCCAAGTACAACAGCGACTACACGCATACCATCACGTTTGGCCGTAGCGGAAAGGCAAAATTTCGCTTCCCCTGTATAGCCTGTTTTCAGCCCGTCCGCTCCTGTATAGAAACGAACCAGCTTATTCGTATTCACCAACCAAAACGGCTTGGCCGAGGATTTGCGTAAATAGTCCTGATACGCTCCTGTATATTTTGTAATTTGAGGATATTTCAACAGTTCACGGCTCATGACCGCAATATCATGCGCAGAAGAATAGTGATTTTTTACCGGCAAACCATTGCAATTGGCAAAATGGGTATCCTTTAAACCAAGCTGCTGCGCCTTCGCATTCATCAATTCGACAAAAGCCTGCTCAGAACCCGCAATTTTCTCAGCCATCGCCACGGAAGCATCGTTGCCGGAAGCCATCGCCACTCCCTTAAGCATCTCATCGACCGTCATTTCTTCTCCCGGCTCCAGAAAAATTTGCGATCCGCCCATCGAAGCCGCATATTCGCTGGCCCGTACTTTATCGGTCAGCTTGAGTTTGCCGTCATGAACAGCCTCCATCGTTAGCAGCATAGTCATAATTTTGGTAATGCTCGCCGGAGGAAGCTTTTCACGGCTATTTTTTTCATAGATGACTGTACCCGTATCCGCATCCATCAGAATTGCCGAGAGAGCCTCAGGAGCCAGCTCGGCCGCAGAACCCTCCCTGGGCTTGCTTTCAGGTTTGCTTTCCTCGGCCCAACTACCGACGGGGACAGCAGTCAAGGCTACCAGACAAGCCAGGATGAATGCTACCACTTTTTTCTTCACAATCGGTTCCCTCCTCAACATATTGGCGTAAAGCACCGGAGCCCGTAAGCTTACTCTTCCGGCCTATTCATGTGCTGCTAACCATTGTCGTCAGATTGGATGAAAAATATTCCATACGCCTGAAAACATCAAATAGCACCAAGCTGGGTCAGCATGGTGCGGATTTTTCAAATTTAGAATGAAAGAACGTCTATCATCTGCGTGACAGCGACTTACATTCGGCTGATCGTGAGGTACGTAAGTCCTCCACCCGGTAAAATATCCGTTTTATTTTGGCTGAACACCCGTATATCAATAAAAGAATCCGCCTCCAGCTTCAGTTCAATCGTTCCACTCAAAGCACTGTAGTTCAGTCCGCCAATCACCCGATCATCGAGATAAGCATACGCCGAGCTGCCGGCAACCTGTTGATCATTCACATGGAGCGCCAACCGTGTACGATTGCCATCCACTTGAGGATCGGTTGAAATATAGGCTTGTATTCTGTACTTACCAGCTTGTTTGGCCCGCCAACGGCTGCCCGTCGCCTCAAACTCGGTCAGTTCATCAAAGCTGATCTGGTTGAAGTTTACCTTCTGCCAACTGCCTGCGAGGATACTTTGTCTTGCTCCCAGATAGGCTTTGACAAAAGTTTTATCCAAAAGCTCGATTCCGTTGTTCGAATATTTCTCGACTAGCAGCAAGGCTTGCCCTGTCCCGTTGTTTTTATAATAACGGTTATCCGCGTAATTGAAATCCAAATGCGAGCGAAGTGTTGCCTGCTGCGTGGATGAACTGCCGGAGAAGGAAACCAGATTCCTCAAATTGCGTGGATATCCACCCACCTCATCCACTAAAATTTTTTTGCCAATGACCACATCTACAAAATAGTCACATACTGACCCGTAAGTGTCGCCGTTATCGTCCTTGAATTTGTCCGCGATGGCTAAAATGGAGTCGCGAAGAGCGACATTCTTCGTCTCCTTCGTGGCCCCAATTTGAATAAAAGATGGAACCGTCACTCTATGTTCTAAGCTCAGCCCCTCAAACCAGCAGCCTATAAATTCAGCATTCATAAAGTCATCAATTCGAATGGGGATATCACTTGAACTTCCGTCCTTAATGTGCTGGCTCGCCAAAAATCTCGCACCGTTGGAACTTTTCAGATCGAGCGCCGTATCATTCCCCAGTGTAAATAAAGCAAGGCTGGTAAACTGTGAACTTCTGTTCTGCAAGTGAATACCCGTTTTATTATAATT from Paenibacillus sp. FSL R10-2782 includes the following:
- the spoIIAA gene encoding anti-sigma F factor antagonist — encoded protein: MNLQIEMEHHRGVLIVRLSGELDHHTSDMVRMQMDEAIQRRQCEHIVLSLKNLQFMDSSGLGVILGRYKLIKQKGGKMAVCDVNPPVHRLLDMSGLFKIMPVYEDEGNALTELEVVS
- a CDS encoding glycosyl hydrolase family 28-related protein, which gives rise to MTDRFTDRLKLNLSGTGTELTPQQLNENFKSIEKEFIQRSVNVSWFGAAGDGVQDDTVALQELINKTPDYSILHIPSGRYKITSTLQIRKQGVRIFGIHKGRYRQGKGVTSIEYYGTGPCFQIGDESLSSFSGFQNVQFHDLAIRYEGTNRAALNNPFSQEVKRGYYGKGTLGIQDWKGGGVTLDNVLIEHFETAFWGCESDVNLFNCTEINYNKTGIHLQNRSSQFTSLALFTLGNDTALDLKSSNGARFLASQHIKDGSSSDIPIRIDDFMNAEFIGCWFEGLSLEHRVTVPSFIQIGATKETKNVALRDSILAIADKFKDDNGDTYGSVCDYFVDVVIGKKILVDEVGGYPRNLRNLVSFSGSSSTQQATLRSHLDFNYADNRYYKNNGTGQALLLVEKYSNNGIELLDKTFVKAYLGARQSILAGSWQKVNFNQISFDELTEFEATGSRWRAKQAGKYRIQAYISTDPQVDGNRTRLALHVNDQQVAGSSAYAYLDDRVIGGLNYSALSGTIELKLEADSFIDIRVFSQNKTDILPGGGLTYLTISRM
- a CDS encoding D-alanyl-D-alanine carboxypeptidase family protein — protein: MKKKVVAFILACLVALTAVPVGSWAEESKPESKPREGSAAELAPEALSAILMDADTGTVIYEKNSREKLPPASITKIMTMLLTMEAVHDGKLKLTDKVRASEYAASMGGSQIFLEPGEEMTVDEMLKGVAMASGNDASVAMAEKIAGSEQAFVELMNAKAQQLGLKDTHFANCNGLPVKNHYSSAHDIAVMSRELLKYPQITKYTGAYQDYLRKSSAKPFWLVNTNKLVRFYTGADGLKTGYTGEAKFCLSATAKRDGMRVVAVVLGEPNTKTRNNEVSSMFDYAFSQYTMKSVYKPGDLLGSVKVEKGVLPELKIQADRSYSVLVKKGGTKETLRHELQLAPSLKAPVRAGDPVGKLVVYQDGKRLKEFNITAPVAVEKAGWWKLFKRTMSNLFSL
- the spoIIAB gene encoding anti-sigma F factor; its protein translation is MRESTGNNFMSLQFAAKSENEAFARVAVAAFISRLDPTMDELSDLKTVVSEAVTNSIIHGYDSDPSGVVTIKVGIETDMVTLVIEDAGRGIEDLELAKQPLYTSKPELERSGMGFTIMENFMDEFEAVSEPGGGTSVRMKKRIESKKALYN
- the sigF gene encoding RNA polymerase sporulation sigma factor SigF, with translation MEAGGKKTSNSYLEDAEVKRLIALSQSGDNDARETLVNSNIRLVWSVVQRFMNRGYEPDDLFQIGCIGLLKSVDKFDLSYEVKFSTYAVPMIIGEIQRFLRDDGTLKVSRSLKETANKVRKMKDELSKRLNRLPTIKEVADELGVTPEDVVFAQEANKPPTSIHETVFENDGDPITLMDQIADESQERWFDKLALNEAIGGLTERERLIVYLRYYRDQTQSEVASRLGISQVQVSRLEKKILQSIRDQIAQ